One part of the Deltaproteobacteria bacterium genome encodes these proteins:
- a CDS encoding HlyD family efflux transporter periplasmic adaptor subunit, producing the protein MAGRRRWWGKGQMRGAVALALLAGIAAACARAAAPVDAPPAAAEVAAVYGIGTVTATHTFQLKLADAATLKTLHAQEGDWVAAQAPLVTLLDGRTFRAPFPGTVTALPFKPGENVFPQLPIVTVTDLQDRYVLVSLEQHGALRVRERQPVRLSFESLRAARFTGTVRAIYPHEGQFLVHITVAELPPAILPGMTADVAIEVDRSSTE; encoded by the coding sequence ATGGCTGGTCGGCGTCGGTGGTGGGGGAAGGGGCAAATGCGGGGGGCGGTCGCGCTGGCGCTGTTGGCGGGCATTGCCGCCGCGTGCGCACGAGCGGCCGCACCGGTGGACGCGCCACCCGCGGCGGCGGAGGTGGCAGCCGTGTATGGGATCGGCACCGTCACTGCGACGCATACGTTTCAACTGAAACTCGCCGACGCGGCCACGCTGAAGACGCTGCATGCACAGGAAGGGGACTGGGTCGCGGCGCAAGCGCCGTTAGTCACGTTGCTCGACGGGCGCACGTTCCGCGCGCCGTTTCCCGGCACCGTCACGGCCCTGCCGTTCAAGCCGGGGGAAAACGTCTTTCCGCAACTCCCGATCGTCACCGTGACCGATCTGCAGGATCGCTACGTGCTCGTCTCGTTGGAACAACATGGCGCGCTCCGGGTCCGGGAGCGGCAACCGGTGCGACTCAGCTTCGAAAGTCTGCGCGCAGCGCGATTCACCGGCACTGTCCGCGCCATTTATCCGCACGAGGGCCAATTCCTGGTGCACATCACTGTGGCCGAGTTGCCGCCGGCCATC